A region from the Pontixanthobacter aestiaquae genome encodes:
- a CDS encoding DUF481 domain-containing protein — MTYLTLKNGAAAAALLALFSAAPAMAELPEPVRAMIDAAIATGDADKVATVLELAKTTNPDDTAEIDAISAEFNAEQQQLAAVEAAAKEAEIRSAGLFDNWSGEGQIGAFRSTGNSSNTGITAGLELTRRGIDWRHKLTGLADFQRTNGVTTREQFLVAYEPNYQLNGRIYVYGLGQYERDRFQGFSSRILASGGVGYRAIDTDSTQLSVKAGPAYRKTSFIGGGSTSNIAGLAALDFDWQVAERVKLTQDASALIQSGNSTYISTTGLEAGLGGNLSARIAYAVEHDTNPPAGAVKTDTLTRFTLIYGF; from the coding sequence ATGACCTATCTGACTCTCAAAAATGGCGCAGCAGCTGCAGCTCTACTCGCTCTCTTCTCGGCAGCCCCTGCAATGGCCGAATTGCCTGAACCCGTGCGCGCGATGATCGATGCTGCGATCGCCACCGGCGATGCCGACAAGGTCGCGACTGTTTTGGAACTGGCCAAGACCACCAACCCAGATGATACTGCGGAGATTGACGCGATCAGCGCAGAGTTCAATGCAGAGCAGCAGCAATTGGCCGCCGTAGAAGCTGCCGCGAAAGAGGCAGAAATCCGTTCGGCCGGACTGTTCGACAATTGGTCTGGCGAAGGCCAGATCGGCGCTTTCCGATCCACCGGAAACAGCAGCAATACCGGCATTACAGCAGGGCTCGAACTGACTCGCAGAGGTATCGATTGGCGGCATAAGCTGACCGGCCTTGCCGATTTTCAACGCACCAATGGCGTGACTACGCGTGAACAGTTTCTGGTCGCCTATGAGCCGAACTATCAGCTGAACGGCCGGATCTATGTCTACGGCCTTGGCCAGTATGAGCGTGACAGGTTTCAGGGCTTTTCATCGCGCATCTTGGCATCGGGCGGTGTCGGCTATCGTGCGATCGATACTGACAGCACGCAGCTATCCGTCAAAGCTGGCCCGGCCTATCGGAAGACGAGCTTTATCGGGGGCGGCAGCACCAGCAATATCGCTGGTCTCGCCGCGCTCGATTTCGATTGGCAGGTCGCCGAGCGGGTAAAGCTGACGCAGGATGCCAGCGCGCTGATCCAGTCGGGCAACAGCACCTATATCTCGACTACAGGGTTGGAAGCTGGACTGGGCGGCAATCTGTCGGCACGGATCGCTTATGCGGTTGAACATGACACCAACCCGCCTGCCGGTGCGGTGAAGACCGATACACTGACGCGCTTCACACTTATCTACGGATTCTAA
- a CDS encoding DUF3142 domain-containing protein: MSEIVSQPERVDPADYDAFYLWPGVEPVEQMRGADAVYLLWGELRLDNPAQIVPLLQTPPRGQAQELWLVVRAERLDWSESAYTQLLDAAERWNGSGGLTGVQIDFDSSTGGLRGYAEFLADLKTKLPNDLQLSATGLMDWQANASDESLAAMASALDEIVVQAYQNTTTLPNYDRYLRATERLDIPYRVAVVEGGEWTAPKHLAGDPYFKGYVVFLLAPKFRGGAR, encoded by the coding sequence GTGTCCGAGATAGTATCGCAGCCAGAACGTGTCGATCCAGCGGATTATGATGCATTCTATCTGTGGCCCGGGGTGGAGCCGGTAGAGCAGATGCGCGGCGCGGATGCGGTCTATCTGCTCTGGGGTGAATTGCGTCTCGACAATCCGGCACAGATTGTACCGCTGTTGCAAACGCCGCCGCGCGGGCAAGCGCAGGAATTGTGGCTGGTGGTGCGCGCAGAGAGACTGGACTGGAGCGAAAGTGCTTATACTCAATTGCTGGATGCAGCCGAACGCTGGAACGGGAGTGGCGGACTAACCGGAGTCCAGATCGATTTCGATTCCAGCACCGGCGGCTTGCGCGGATATGCAGAGTTTCTGGCAGACCTGAAAACCAAACTGCCCAACGATCTGCAATTATCGGCCACGGGGCTGATGGACTGGCAAGCCAACGCTTCCGATGAAAGCCTGGCCGCAATGGCAAGTGCGCTCGACGAGATTGTTGTGCAAGCGTACCAGAACACCACTACGCTGCCCAACTATGATCGATATCTGCGCGCGACCGAGCGGCTCGACATTCCGTACCGCGTTGCTGTGGTCGAAGGTGGCGAATGGACTGCCCCCAAGCACCTAGCCGGGGATCCGTATTTCAAAGGCTACGTCGTTTTCCTGCTTGCCCCGAAATTTCGCGGCGGCGCGCGTTAG
- a CDS encoding MnmC family methyltransferase yields MLERKLIDSAEVPGGATLELIAHGRDHMITLERNELMSTRMQYSEEQLAELTIDRMTAPKPNMLIGGYGMGFTLRAALARLGPDARVVVAELVPKIIEWAQGPMAHHTGDCLADPRLSLEITDVADPIGEAADGMRPQFDAILLDVDNGPDGLVREENDKLYSPRMLRQMGEAMAPGGVLSIWSAAQDPRFTRRLEKNGFDVEVREVRARPNNKGPRHTIWFARV; encoded by the coding sequence ATGCTTGAACGTAAATTGATCGATAGCGCAGAGGTACCCGGCGGCGCGACGCTGGAGCTGATTGCGCATGGCCGCGACCATATGATTACGCTTGAGCGCAACGAGCTGATGTCGACCCGAATGCAATATTCGGAAGAGCAACTGGCCGAGCTCACTATCGACCGGATGACGGCACCGAAGCCGAACATGCTGATTGGCGGTTACGGAATGGGCTTTACCCTGCGTGCGGCGCTGGCACGGCTTGGCCCGGATGCTCGGGTGGTTGTGGCGGAGCTGGTCCCCAAGATCATCGAATGGGCGCAAGGCCCGATGGCGCATCACACGGGCGATTGCCTCGCCGATCCGCGCCTGTCGCTGGAAATCACCGATGTCGCCGATCCGATTGGCGAGGCTGCCGACGGAATGCGTCCGCAATTCGACGCGATCCTGCTCGATGTCGATAATGGCCCCGACGGATTGGTGCGGGAAGAGAATGACAAGCTTTATTCGCCGCGCATGCTCCGCCAAATGGGGGAGGCAATGGCGCCGGGAGGTGTGCTGTCGATCTGGTCCGCCGCGCAGGATCCGCGCTTCACCCGCCGTCTTGAGAAGAACGGCTTCGATGTCGAGGTCCGCGAAGTTCGTGCCCGCCCCAACAATAAGGGCCCGCGCCATACGATCTGGTTCGCGCGCGTATAG
- a CDS encoding succinylglutamate desuccinylase/aspartoacylase family protein, whose product MPKAAPVAHFEIAGHSIAPGTSETINIPVSRLPTDMEVSMRVRVIHGKKPGPVIFVSGSIHGDEIIGVEVVRRLLKSVSAKRLAGTLLCIPIVNAYGFVAHQRYLPDRRDLNRCFPGNAKGSLASQLAHCFTTEIIARSSIGVDIHTAGLHRENLPQVRISENRSKAEELAPIFGAPAIIVSKLREGSLRQTAADHDCDVLLVEAGEALRFDELGIRVAVQGILRVMHHLDMGVKLPRKAGATSVRSRRSTWVRAPEGGMFRATKASGAFVEKGEAVGYLADPFGDLDIAVEAPIAGIIIGRSNLPVVNQGDALMHVAEVERPGTAEDRLSDIEEAVFADGLFDEDEIV is encoded by the coding sequence GTGCCCAAAGCCGCACCCGTTGCTCATTTTGAAATTGCCGGTCACTCGATCGCTCCTGGAACGAGCGAGACGATTAATATTCCGGTAAGCCGCCTGCCCACCGATATGGAGGTGTCGATGCGCGTGCGGGTCATCCACGGGAAGAAGCCGGGCCCCGTGATATTTGTCAGCGGTAGCATCCATGGGGACGAGATCATCGGCGTCGAAGTTGTCCGACGGTTGCTCAAATCGGTTTCGGCCAAGCGGCTTGCGGGAACATTGCTGTGCATCCCGATTGTCAATGCATATGGTTTCGTTGCGCATCAGCGGTATCTCCCTGATCGCCGTGATCTGAACCGGTGTTTCCCGGGGAATGCCAAAGGATCGCTCGCGTCGCAATTGGCGCATTGCTTCACGACCGAGATCATCGCCCGCAGCAGTATTGGCGTCGACATTCATACTGCTGGACTGCACCGCGAGAATCTGCCGCAGGTCCGGATCAGCGAGAACCGGTCCAAGGCCGAGGAACTTGCCCCCATCTTCGGTGCACCGGCTATTATTGTCTCGAAATTGCGTGAGGGCTCGCTTCGCCAGACCGCAGCCGATCACGATTGCGATGTGCTGCTGGTCGAGGCTGGCGAGGCCCTGCGCTTTGATGAACTTGGCATTCGTGTAGCGGTGCAGGGTATCCTGCGGGTGATGCATCATCTCGATATGGGCGTGAAACTGCCGCGCAAGGCCGGCGCGACTTCGGTCCGGAGCCGCCGTTCCACTTGGGTGCGTGCGCCCGAGGGCGGTATGTTCCGCGCAACCAAGGCCAGCGGCGCCTTTGTCGAGAAGGGCGAGGCGGTCGGATATCTGGCCGACCCGTTCGGTGATCTCGACATCGCCGTTGAAGCACCGATTGCAGGCATTATCATCGGGCGCAGCAATCTGCCGGTCGTTAATCAAGGCGACGCATTGATGCATGTCGCCGAGGTCGAGCGCCCCGGCACCGCCGAAGATCGGCTGAGCGATATCGAAGAAGCGGTGTTTGCCGATGGTCTGTTCGATGAAGACGAAATCGTCTAG